The Streptomyces laurentii genome contains a region encoding:
- a CDS encoding merR family transcriptional regulator (DNA binding residues [nucleotide binding];~Helix-Turn-Helix DNA binding domain of transcription regulators from the MerR superfamily; cl02600;~MerR HTH family regulatory protein; pfam13411;~MerR family transcriptional regulator [Streptomyces lividans TK24];~identified by MetaGeneAnnotator; putative), protein MKTVRFYSDRGLLPESARSGGGHRRYGPRALDRLSLIRSLRALDLPLHEIRRVVEDADDAAGRVLEDAVASRLRVLGGELKAMRWREAALRLVGECPPEQRADRLRLLGAVGAAGIPPNTAPLARFWRAWLPARTPARVATEFLEAAVPQPPDEPTPAQVLAFARLYAMTTAPCPGRRQPQPEVHRVAGARGAALLYPGLIEAFELAAPPLRRSREPRPGEALDAYVAAYAGAYGRRDTRDFRRLLAVRLAAEPRLDLYWELAALIRTPATGPPDPTPGAADAWLRAALDRDNATAA, encoded by the coding sequence GTGAAGACCGTCCGCTTCTACTCCGACCGGGGTCTGCTGCCCGAGTCGGCGCGCAGCGGCGGCGGGCACCGCCGCTACGGCCCCCGGGCGCTGGACCGGCTGAGCCTGATCCGCTCCCTGCGCGCCCTCGACCTGCCGCTGCACGAGATACGGCGGGTCGTCGAGGACGCGGACGACGCGGCGGGCCGCGTACTGGAGGACGCCGTCGCGAGCCGACTACGGGTGCTGGGCGGTGAGTTGAAGGCGATGCGCTGGCGGGAGGCGGCGCTGCGGCTGGTGGGGGAGTGCCCGCCCGAGCAGCGGGCCGACCGGCTGCGGCTGCTGGGCGCGGTGGGCGCGGCGGGCATCCCGCCGAACACGGCCCCGCTGGCCCGCTTCTGGCGCGCCTGGCTGCCGGCGCGGACGCCCGCCCGGGTCGCGACGGAGTTCCTGGAGGCGGCGGTGCCGCAGCCGCCCGACGAGCCGACCCCGGCCCAAGTCCTGGCCTTCGCCCGGCTGTACGCGATGACGACGGCCCCCTGCCCGGGCCGCCGGCAGCCCCAGCCGGAGGTGCACCGCGTGGCCGGGGCCCGTGGGGCGGCCCTGCTGTACCCGGGCCTCATCGAGGCGTTCGAGCTGGCCGCCCCGCCCCTGCGCCGGTCCCGCGAGCCGCGCCCCGGGGAGGCGCTGGACGCCTACGTCGCGGCGTACGCCGGCGCGTACGGCCGCCGGGACACCCGGGACTTCCGCCGCCTGCTGGCCGTACGGCTCGCGGCCGAACCGCGCCTCGACCTCTACTGGGAACTGGCCGCCCTGATCCGCACCCCGGCCACCGGCCCGCCCGACCCGACCCCGGGCGCGGCGGACGCCTGGCTGCGCGCGGCCTTGGACCGGGACAACGCGACGGCGGCGTGA
- a CDS encoding abhydrolase_6 multi-domain protein (Abhydrolase_6 multi-domain protein [Streptomyces fulvissimus DSM40593];~Alpha/beta hydrolase family; pfam12695;~Alpha/beta hydrolase family; pfam12697;~UniProt-pubmed:16956972; UniProt-pubmed:17369815; UniProt-pubmed:21551298; UniProt-pubmed:20581206; UniProt-pubmed:12000953; UniProt-pubmed:18375553;~identified by MetaGeneAnnotator; putative;~methyl indole-3-acetate methyltransferase; cl17657) has translation MFILVAGAFTGAQVWRETAARLAAAGREAHAVALTGLDADRPAAPSARVGLETHIEDVLASIDAVEPGREIVLVGHDYGIHPALGAADRRARRVARLVYLDCAMPRDGVPALAAVPDQALRGELAERYRREGGDGELAPPARDAWARWGSTAGVSDAALDRLTALAAPQPLGTLYEPLRLSGKVAAVPVTGVLCTGNGASVELVQRLVDFGDPALAVLADPATGFFELPTGHWPMLSCPAELATVLLSAAAGEGHRLRPARGTDATPAHLRPFPLDVPVPARERREHVDLYVPDGEKPLPAVIVVHGGPLPAGARPTPREWPTVVGYACLAAAEGVVGATVDHRLHDIADYGRAAEDVAAAVDLVRADPRVDADRIALWFLSGGGLLAADWLAGPPAWLRCLAASYPILAPLPNWGMTDSRFQPARAVSDAGRLPFVLLRAGLESPEIAATVGAFVAAAEDGGARLELIDLPHGHHGFETLDPPEETRPALLQGMRSVIAHLWT, from the coding sequence GTGTTCATCTTGGTGGCGGGGGCGTTCACCGGCGCCCAGGTGTGGCGGGAGACGGCCGCGCGGCTGGCCGCGGCGGGCCGCGAGGCACACGCGGTGGCCCTGACGGGACTTGACGCGGACAGGCCCGCCGCGCCGTCGGCCCGGGTCGGCCTTGAGACGCACATCGAGGATGTGCTGGCGTCGATCGACGCGGTGGAACCCGGCCGGGAGATCGTCCTCGTCGGTCACGACTACGGCATCCACCCGGCGCTCGGAGCCGCCGACCGGCGGGCCCGGCGGGTCGCCCGGCTCGTGTACCTGGACTGCGCGATGCCCCGGGACGGGGTACCGGCGCTGGCGGCCGTACCCGACCAGGCCCTGCGCGGGGAGCTGGCCGAACGGTACCGGCGGGAGGGTGGGGACGGCGAGCTGGCTCCGCCCGCGCGGGACGCGTGGGCGCGCTGGGGCAGTACCGCCGGGGTCTCCGACGCGGCCCTGGACCGGTTGACCGCCCTCGCCGCCCCGCAGCCGCTGGGCACCCTGTACGAACCGCTGCGACTGAGCGGGAAGGTGGCCGCCGTACCCGTCACGGGGGTGCTGTGCACCGGCAACGGCGCGAGCGTCGAACTGGTGCAGAGACTCGTCGACTTCGGCGACCCGGCGCTCGCCGTACTGGCCGATCCTGCCACCGGGTTCTTCGAACTGCCCACCGGGCACTGGCCGATGCTGTCCTGCCCGGCCGAACTCGCCACCGTCCTGCTGAGCGCGGCGGCGGGCGAAGGGCACCGGCTGCGACCGGCCAGGGGTACGGACGCGACCCCCGCGCATCTGCGGCCGTTCCCGCTGGACGTTCCCGTGCCGGCCCGGGAGCGCAGGGAGCACGTCGACCTGTACGTCCCAGACGGCGAGAAGCCGCTGCCGGCCGTGATCGTCGTCCATGGCGGACCGCTGCCCGCCGGGGCCCGGCCCACGCCCCGGGAGTGGCCGACCGTGGTGGGGTACGCCTGCCTGGCGGCGGCCGAGGGCGTGGTCGGCGCGACCGTCGACCATCGGCTGCACGACATCGCCGACTACGGACGGGCCGCCGAGGACGTGGCCGCCGCCGTGGACCTGGTGCGGGCCGATCCCCGGGTGGACGCGGACCGGATCGCCCTGTGGTTCCTGTCCGGCGGGGGGCTGCTCGCCGCGGACTGGCTGGCCGGGCCGCCGGCCTGGCTGCGCTGCCTGGCCGCCTCGTACCCGATCCTGGCGCCGCTGCCCAACTGGGGGATGACCGACAGCCGGTTCCAGCCGGCCCGGGCCGTCTCCGACGCGGGCAGGCTGCCCTTCGTACTCCTGCGGGCCGGTCTGGAGTCACCGGAAATCGCCGCCACTGTCGGCGCGTTCGTGGCTGCGGCCGAGGACGGCGGGGCGCGACTGGAGCTGATCGACCTCCCCCACGGTCACCACGGCTTCGAGACGCTCGACCCGCCCGAGGAGACCCGCCCGGCCCTGCTCCAGGGAATGCGCTCGGTGATCGCCCACCTGTGGACGTAA
- a CDS encoding hypothetical protein (Hypothetical protein XNR_2607 [Streptomyces albus J1074];~Protein of unknown function (DUF2804); pfam10974;~identified by MetaGeneAnnotator; putative) — protein sequence MATHEREITAPVDLCLPDGRLNPSAAGWSRTPLHRANLRGWGRNKRWEYWCVTTPTHLVALTVSDLDFLTLDTVYVLEYGPQGPVREFERTAIAPPGGRRSRLPRAVAGTAEAPAVVVGPPRPTGGKVRIEIREEDGGTRLRARCLTPSSPKETVEVDLLAALPAGHESLSVVVPWDERRFQYTSKQTARPASGTVRIGGRVLEFGADAWAVLDHGRGRWPRSVDWNWGAASGRTDGHTVGLQFGGRWTEGTGATENALCVDGRLSKLGEELEWRWTPDDVMAPWTLTSPGDRPAVDLTFTPFHRRATRTEAGLIANSTDQCFGHYSGRIRDDEGREIAVERLLGWAEDVHMRW from the coding sequence ATGGCCACCCATGAGCGTGAGATCACCGCCCCCGTCGATCTGTGCCTGCCGGACGGACGGCTGAACCCGTCGGCCGCCGGATGGTCCAGGACCCCGCTGCACCGGGCCAATCTGCGGGGCTGGGGCCGGAACAAGCGCTGGGAGTACTGGTGCGTGACCACCCCGACCCATCTCGTCGCGCTGACCGTGAGCGATCTCGACTTCCTGACCTTGGACACGGTGTACGTGCTGGAGTACGGGCCGCAGGGTCCCGTCCGCGAGTTCGAGCGGACGGCGATAGCACCGCCCGGAGGCCGGAGGAGCCGTCTGCCGCGGGCGGTCGCGGGTACGGCCGAGGCCCCCGCCGTCGTGGTCGGCCCGCCCCGCCCCACCGGCGGCAAGGTCCGGATCGAGATACGGGAGGAGGACGGCGGCACCCGGCTGCGGGCCCGCTGCCTGACCCCTTCCTCGCCGAAGGAAACCGTGGAGGTCGACCTCCTCGCCGCTCTGCCCGCCGGCCACGAGTCCCTGTCGGTCGTCGTGCCGTGGGACGAGCGCCGCTTCCAGTACACGTCGAAGCAGACGGCCCGCCCCGCCTCCGGGACCGTACGGATCGGCGGCCGGGTCCTGGAGTTCGGCGCGGACGCCTGGGCCGTGCTCGATCATGGCCGGGGCCGCTGGCCGCGCTCGGTCGACTGGAACTGGGGCGCCGCGTCGGGCCGTACGGACGGACACACGGTGGGCCTGCAGTTCGGCGGACGCTGGACCGAGGGCACCGGCGCCACGGAGAACGCCCTCTGCGTGGACGGCCGACTCTCCAAGCTCGGGGAAGAGTTGGAGTGGCGCTGGACCCCCGATGACGTCATGGCCCCGTGGACCCTCACCTCCCCGGGCGACCGGCCCGCCGTGGACCTCACCTTCACCCCCTTCCACCGCCGCGCCACCCGCACCGAGGCCGGCCTGATCGCCAACAGCACCGACCAGTGCTTCGGCCACTACTCCGGCCGGATCCGCGACGACGAGGGACGCGAGATCGCCGTGGAGCGGCTGCTCGGGTGGGCCGAGGACGTCCACATGCGCTGGTGA
- a CDS encoding hypothetical protein (identified by MetaGeneAnnotator; putative;~sequence version:1): MKYVEVEWDDECRGFRVDPYGYLEELPRLAPELPPGARAFVTDPDHYRFSSPRCVKDLALAEVRVATDKSGSLVVRFTPNPWKHEEELEIRYSGVVHFSFDSPHAIDWMASDTFLLDEVLPDPAGCRHEIALTDATLVVRCRDLDAVWTTP, translated from the coding sequence ATGAAGTACGTCGAGGTCGAGTGGGACGACGAGTGCCGGGGGTTCCGGGTCGACCCGTACGGATACCTGGAAGAGTTGCCGCGCCTGGCACCCGAACTGCCGCCGGGGGCACGGGCGTTCGTCACCGATCCCGATCACTACCGGTTCAGCTCGCCGCGCTGCGTGAAGGACCTGGCGCTGGCCGAGGTGCGGGTGGCGACGGACAAGAGCGGGTCGCTCGTCGTGCGGTTCACGCCCAATCCGTGGAAGCACGAGGAGGAGTTGGAGATCCGGTACTCCGGCGTCGTCCACTTCTCCTTCGACTCGCCGCACGCGATCGACTGGATGGCGTCGGACACCTTCCTCCTCGACGAGGTCCTGCCGGATCCGGCGGGGTGCCGGCACGAGATCGCGCTCACCGACGCGACCCTCGTCGTCCGCTGCCGGGATCTGGACGCCGTATGGACAACCCCGTGA
- a CDS encoding emrB/qacA subfamily drug resistance transporter (EmrB/QacA subfamily drug resistance transporter [Frankia symbiont of Datisca glomerata];~KEGG: cwo:Cwoe_0346 drug resistance transporter, EmrB/QacA subfamily; TIGRFAM: Drug resistance transporter EmrB/QacA subfamily; PFAM: Major facilitator superfamily MFS-1;~Major Facilitator Superfamily; pfam07690;~The Major Facilitator Superfamily (MFS) isa large and diverse group of secondary transporters that includes uniporters, symporters, and antiporters. MFS proteins facilitate the transport across cytoplasmic or internal membranes of a variety of...; cd06174;~identified by MetaGeneAnnotator; putative;~putative substrate translocation pore), with product MPPSPVRARTSPWLIVALLCVGQMMIVLDQNIVNVALPAVQRGLGLSSGNLVWVVNAYVIPFGGLLLLAGRLGDLLGRKTVFLTGVVLFSAASVLCGLADSETALIASRFLQGIGGAITSACLLGMVATVFPEGRKRAQAIAAYSFASAGGGAAGPLLGGVLTEWLDWHWIFFINAPIGAVLVLAGVRALPRERGEGLRQGQGQGIDLLGALLVTGGMTLLVYAIVDAERIGWTAARTLLLGPLALLLLIGFVTRQATAATPLLPLRLFRSRSLAAANLVQFLLIAGMFGLLFFGTLYLQRVRGYGALRAGLGFAPIAVVIAAVSLGLSARLLTRFGPRALLLTGLGLVTTAFVLLSFARADGVYAVDFLPAGLVMGLGFGLAAPAMTGLGMAAVAPAEAGITSGLFNTTQQLGGAIGLTVLSTLANARADALAAAGKSRADALIGGYHTAFLTAAGCALAALLVGAVLLKAAPSAHAVEENPVPHGMDAVAA from the coding sequence ATGCCCCCGTCCCCCGTGCGGGCGCGCACCTCACCCTGGCTGATCGTCGCCCTGCTCTGCGTCGGCCAGATGATGATCGTGCTCGACCAGAACATCGTGAACGTCGCCCTTCCCGCCGTACAACGCGGCCTCGGGCTCTCCTCCGGGAACCTGGTCTGGGTGGTGAACGCGTACGTCATCCCCTTCGGCGGGCTCCTGCTGCTCGCCGGGCGGCTCGGCGATCTGCTCGGGCGGAAGACGGTGTTCCTCACCGGCGTCGTGCTGTTCAGCGCCGCGTCGGTGCTGTGCGGTCTCGCGGACAGCGAGACGGCCCTGATCGCGTCCCGCTTCCTTCAGGGCATCGGCGGGGCGATCACCTCCGCCTGCCTCCTGGGCATGGTCGCGACCGTGTTCCCCGAGGGGCGGAAGCGGGCCCAGGCCATCGCCGCCTACAGCTTCGCGTCGGCGGGCGGCGGGGCGGCCGGGCCGCTGCTCGGGGGTGTCCTGACCGAATGGCTCGACTGGCACTGGATCTTCTTCATCAACGCGCCGATCGGCGCCGTCCTCGTCCTCGCCGGCGTACGGGCGCTGCCCCGGGAGCGGGGCGAGGGGCTGAGGCAGGGCCAGGGCCAGGGCATCGACCTCCTCGGCGCCCTGCTGGTCACCGGCGGCATGACGCTCCTCGTGTACGCGATCGTGGACGCCGAGCGGATCGGCTGGACGGCGGCCCGGACCCTGCTCCTCGGACCGCTCGCCCTCCTCCTGCTGATCGGCTTCGTCACCCGCCAGGCCACGGCCGCCACCCCGCTGCTGCCGCTGCGGCTGTTCCGCTCGCGGAGTCTGGCGGCGGCCAATCTCGTCCAGTTCCTCCTCATCGCCGGCATGTTCGGCCTGCTGTTCTTCGGGACGCTCTATCTCCAACGGGTCCGGGGGTACGGGGCGTTGCGGGCCGGACTCGGGTTCGCGCCCATCGCCGTCGTGATCGCGGCGGTGTCCCTCGGCCTGTCGGCCCGGCTCCTCACCCGGTTCGGCCCGCGCGCCCTGCTTCTCACGGGGCTCGGGCTCGTGACCACGGCGTTCGTCCTGCTGTCGTTCGCCCGCGCCGACGGTGTCTACGCGGTCGACTTCCTCCCGGCCGGTCTCGTCATGGGACTGGGCTTCGGGCTCGCCGCACCGGCCATGACGGGCCTCGGCATGGCCGCCGTGGCACCGGCCGAGGCCGGTATCACCTCCGGACTCTTCAACACCACCCAGCAGCTCGGCGGAGCGATCGGTCTCACGGTTCTGAGCACCCTCGCCAACGCCCGCGCGGACGCCCTCGCCGCCGCCGGGAAGAGTCGGGCGGACGCGCTGATCGGCGGCTATCACACGGCCTTCCTGACGGCCGCCGGATGCGCGCTCGCCGCCCTGCTCGTCGGCGCCGTCCTGCTCAAGGCCGCGCCGTCCGCGCACGCGGTCGAGGAGAACCCGGTGCCGCACGGAATGGACGCCGTGGCGGCCTGA
- a CDS encoding methyltransferase (S-adenosylmethionine binding site [chemical binding];~S-adenosylmethionine-dependent methyltransferases (SAM or AdoMet-MTase), class I; AdoMet-MTases are enzymes that use S-adenosyl-L-methionine (SAM or AdoMet) as a substrate for methyltransfer, creating the product S-adenosyl-L-homocysteine (AdoHcy); cd02440;~identified by MetaGeneAnnotator; putative;~methyltransferase [Streptomyces scabiei 87.22]) yields MVEHEALRATRQAYDDVASTYADLFRDSLRDLPLDRAILNAFAELARAAGDGRVADLGCGPGHVTAYLEESGTSAFGIDASPAMIELARRFSPGLRFEVGSMTALNLPDDALGGVLSRWSVIHTPPAELPPILAEFHRVLAPGGHLLIGFSATDGAAHPTREFDHAVAPAYRWWPDHLAALLRATGLTEVARMVREPEPTDLRQFQEVHLLARKAPTAAPGADGS; encoded by the coding sequence ATGGTCGAACACGAAGCCCTCCGTGCCACCCGCCAGGCCTACGACGATGTCGCCTCCACCTACGCGGACCTCTTCCGCGACTCCCTCCGCGACCTGCCCCTGGACCGCGCGATCCTGAACGCCTTCGCCGAACTCGCCCGCGCCGCGGGGGACGGCCGGGTCGCGGATCTGGGGTGCGGTCCGGGCCATGTCACCGCGTACCTGGAAGAGTCGGGGACTTCGGCCTTCGGCATCGACGCCTCGCCCGCGATGATCGAGCTGGCCCGGCGGTTCTCTCCCGGCCTGCGGTTCGAGGTCGGCTCGATGACCGCGCTAAACCTTCCCGACGACGCCCTCGGCGGAGTCCTCTCCCGGTGGTCCGTCATCCACACCCCGCCCGCCGAACTCCCGCCGATACTCGCCGAGTTCCACCGGGTCCTGGCTCCGGGCGGCCATCTGCTGATCGGCTTCTCGGCGACCGACGGCGCCGCGCACCCTACGCGGGAGTTCGATCACGCGGTCGCGCCCGCCTACCGCTGGTGGCCCGACCATCTGGCCGCGCTGCTGCGCGCGACCGGGCTGACCGAGGTGGCCCGGATGGTGCGCGAGCCCGAGCCCACCGACCTCCGGCAGTTCCAGGAGGTCCACCTGCTCGCCCGCAAGGCACCGACGGCCGCTCCCGGCGCCGACGGCTCTTGA
- a CDS encoding rOK-family transcriptional regulatory protein (FGGY family of carbohydrate kinases, N-terminal domain; cl09121;~Helix-turn-helix domains; cl00088;~ROK-family transcriptional regulatory protein [Streptomyces albus J1074];~identified by MetaGeneAnnotator; putative), producing MASTAPDRDPGTGTGAGPRTGGGGAATPGTPRTLRAMNDRAALDLLLAHGPLSRPRIGRLTGLSKPTASQLLARLEAAGLVEATGVSEGRPGPNARLYAVNPRAAYAAGLDVTADRIHAAVADVTGEIVGEFRLPATTAVPGGVVGRVAGALLGAAEEAGLALGAVHRLVIGTPGAFDPATGRLRYAAHLPGWHSPTLLEELADALPMPVAYENDVNLVALAEQRTGAARGHEDFVLLWNETGLGAALVLGGRLHRGVTGGAGEVGLLPVPGTPLVRRVAQAGAGGFQELAGVRPFLRLAGACGIEPGGPPYVPAAARLLAEAAERHGEDERYARLLDAYAERLAVGVAALVAVLDPGLVVLSGAALRPGGEPLLARVQAHLAELSDAQPRLVLGAVERRPVLRGALQSALAATRDEVFDTSRRPR from the coding sequence ATGGCGAGTACGGCTCCGGACCGGGATCCCGGCACCGGCACCGGCGCGGGCCCGCGCACGGGCGGCGGCGGGGCCGCCACGCCCGGCACCCCGCGGACGCTGCGGGCGATGAACGACCGGGCCGCGCTCGATCTGCTGCTCGCGCACGGCCCCTTGTCACGGCCCCGGATCGGCCGGCTGACCGGCCTGTCCAAGCCCACCGCGTCCCAGCTCCTCGCCCGCCTCGAAGCCGCCGGACTCGTCGAGGCGACCGGTGTCTCGGAGGGCCGCCCCGGACCGAACGCGCGGCTGTACGCGGTGAATCCGCGCGCCGCGTACGCCGCCGGGCTCGACGTCACCGCCGACCGGATCCACGCGGCCGTCGCCGACGTGACGGGCGAGATCGTCGGGGAGTTCCGGCTGCCCGCCACGACAGCGGTGCCCGGCGGGGTCGTGGGCCGGGTGGCCGGTGCGCTGCTGGGGGCCGCCGAGGAGGCCGGGCTCGCCCTCGGAGCCGTACACCGTCTGGTCATCGGCACCCCCGGGGCCTTCGACCCGGCCACCGGGCGGCTCCGCTACGCCGCCCATCTGCCCGGCTGGCACTCCCCCACCCTGCTCGAAGAGTTGGCGGACGCGCTGCCGATGCCGGTCGCGTACGAGAACGACGTCAACCTCGTCGCCCTCGCCGAGCAGCGGACCGGCGCCGCGCGCGGGCACGAGGACTTCGTGCTGCTGTGGAACGAGACCGGCCTCGGCGCCGCGCTCGTGCTCGGCGGCCGGCTGCACCGCGGGGTCACCGGCGGCGCCGGGGAGGTCGGCCTGCTGCCGGTGCCCGGCACCCCGCTGGTCCGGCGGGTCGCGCAGGCGGGTGCGGGCGGCTTCCAGGAACTGGCGGGCGTCCGGCCGTTCCTGCGGCTCGCCGGCGCGTGCGGGATCGAGCCCGGCGGACCGCCGTACGTGCCGGCCGCCGCCCGGCTGCTCGCCGAGGCCGCCGAACGGCACGGGGAGGACGAGCGGTACGCCCGGCTTCTCGACGCGTACGCCGAGCGCCTCGCCGTCGGCGTCGCCGCCCTCGTCGCCGTCCTCGACCCCGGACTCGTCGTCCTGTCCGGCGCGGCGCTCCGTCCCGGCGGGGAGCCCCTGCTCGCCCGCGTCCAGGCACACCTCGCCGAACTCTCCGACGCACAGCCCCGGTTGGTGCTCGGTGCCGTCGAACGGCGACCCGTGCTGCGCGGCGCACTGCAATCGGCCCTCGCCGCCACCCGCGACGAAGTCTTCGACACCTCCCGCCGACCCCGCTGA
- a CDS encoding extracellular sugar-binding protein (ABC-type sugar transport system, periplasmic component[Carbohydrate transportand metabolism]; COG1653;~Bacterial extracellular solute-binding protein; pfam01547;~extracellular sugar-binding protein (transport asso ciated) [Streptomyces scabiei 87.22];~identified by MetaGeneAnnotator; putative): MPPAPPHRRAFAALAAVGTALALALSATACTGAPRGGADDDPGARTTITFWHPWSAPSEVRAIDADIARFEKAHPRIKVDVVGGIDDDKLNQALRGGGSRSPDVVTSFETANVGRFCSSGALADLAPFIEKSGLDLAKTFPKPLLDYTQFQGVRCTMPLLTDAYGLYYNKDAFKAAGIDGPPVTWSEFRADAKALTKPRGDGYDQVGFLPNYHGYENNIEHYLGSWGPRYFDSHGKAFLALDPAVGELMFFQQKMVRELGGYEKLERFRTGLGDEFGAEHPFQTGQVAMQMDGEWRLGMAMDAKVPFEIGVAPMPVPDEDRLDYGKGFLSGTVMGVSAHSRKQNAAWELVEFLTTDTEAVVAFANDIRNVPSTFAALKSPDLKLDPRFRTFLDIARHKRSNTAPGTLDGGAYLRTLQDFAYRFEKEKDTRGLIPGLLRTERQIDADMAQAERG, from the coding sequence ATGCCGCCCGCCCCACCTCACCGGCGCGCCTTCGCCGCCCTCGCCGCCGTCGGCACCGCCCTGGCGCTGGCCCTGTCCGCCACCGCGTGCACCGGCGCCCCGCGCGGCGGAGCCGACGACGACCCCGGCGCCCGGACCACGATCACCTTCTGGCATCCCTGGTCGGCGCCCTCCGAGGTCCGGGCCATCGACGCGGACATCGCACGGTTCGAGAAGGCCCACCCCCGCATCAAGGTCGATGTCGTCGGCGGCATCGACGACGACAAGCTCAACCAGGCGCTGCGCGGCGGAGGGTCGAGGAGTCCGGACGTCGTCACCTCCTTCGAGACCGCCAACGTCGGCCGGTTCTGCTCCTCGGGCGCTCTCGCCGACCTCGCCCCGTTCATCGAGAAGTCCGGGCTCGACCTGGCGAAGACCTTCCCGAAGCCCCTGCTCGACTACACGCAGTTCCAGGGCGTGCGCTGCACGATGCCGCTGCTCACCGACGCGTACGGGCTCTACTACAACAAGGACGCCTTCAAGGCGGCCGGCATCGACGGCCCGCCGGTGACCTGGTCCGAGTTCCGCGCCGACGCCAAGGCGCTGACCAAGCCGCGCGGCGACGGATACGACCAGGTCGGCTTCCTGCCGAACTACCACGGCTACGAGAACAACATCGAGCACTATCTGGGCAGTTGGGGCCCGCGATACTTCGACTCGCACGGCAAGGCGTTCCTCGCCCTCGATCCCGCCGTCGGGGAACTGATGTTCTTCCAGCAGAAGATGGTCCGCGAACTCGGCGGCTACGAGAAGCTGGAGCGGTTCCGCACGGGTCTCGGGGACGAGTTCGGTGCCGAGCACCCCTTCCAGACCGGCCAGGTCGCCATGCAGATGGACGGCGAGTGGCGGCTCGGCATGGCCATGGACGCCAAGGTGCCGTTCGAGATCGGCGTGGCGCCGATGCCCGTCCCGGACGAGGACCGGCTCGACTACGGCAAGGGGTTCCTCTCCGGCACGGTCATGGGGGTCTCCGCGCACAGCCGGAAGCAGAACGCCGCCTGGGAGCTGGTCGAGTTCCTGACCACCGACACCGAGGCCGTCGTCGCCTTCGCCAACGACATCCGCAACGTCCCCTCCACCTTCGCCGCGCTCAAGTCCCCGGATCTGAAGCTCGATCCACGCTTCAGGACCTTCCTCGACATCGCCCGCCACAAGCGGTCCAACACGGCGCCCGGCACCCTCGACGGCGGCGCGTATCTCCGCACCCTCCAGGACTTCGCCTACCGGTTCGAGAAGGAGAAGGACACCCGCGGCCTCATCCCCGGACTCCTGCGGACGGAACGGCAGATCGACGCCGACATGGCCCAGGCCGAGCGAGGATGA